A window from Solanum stenotomum isolate F172 chromosome 7, ASM1918654v1, whole genome shotgun sequence encodes these proteins:
- the LOC125871604 gene encoding cationic peroxidase 1-like: protein MASSLTFLLLSSLVIFSLTSHAFSASLSPYFYYKVCPKALPTIKRVVQDAVRQERRMRASILRLHFHDCFVNGCDASILLDQTTTIDSEKTAFANNNSARGFEVIDKIKSEVDKVCGRSIVSCADILTVAARDSVVALGGPSWQVQLGRRDSTTASRTQANNDIPSPFMDLSSLINNFKNQGLNEKDLVALSGGHTLGFAQCFTFRNRIYNETNSIDSKFAKQRQSSCPRTGGDSNLAPLDQTPSFFDTKYFINLVAKKGLLHSDQELFSGGRTDNLVNTYSTNPWIFSKDFANSMIKMGNIKPLTGNQGQIRVNCRKLN, encoded by the exons ATGGCCTCATCACTAACCTTCTTGCTTCTTTCTTCTTTAGTCATATTTTCACTTACTAGCCATGCATTTTCAGCCTCTCTTTCACCTTATTTCTACTACAAAGTATGTCCCAAGGCTTTGCCAACTATTAAAAGGGTTGTTCAAGATGCAGTTCGACAAGAAAGGCGAATGAGAGCCTCTATATTGCGTTTGCATTTTCATGATTGTTTTGTCAAT GGTTGTGATGCTTCTATTCTTCTAGATCAAACGACTACAATTGATAGCGAGAAAACTGCTTTTGCTAATAACAATTCAGCCAGAGGATTTGAAGTAATTGACAAGATCAAGTCGGAGGTTGATAAAGTTTGTGGACGTTCAATTGTATCTTGTGCAGATATTTTAACTGTTGCAGCACGTGACTCCGTAGTTGCA TTAGGAGGACCATCATGGCAAGTGCAATTAGGAAGAAGGGATTCAACCACAGCCAGCAGAACACAAGCCAACAATGACATTCCATCTCCATTTATGGACTTATCTTCACTAATCaacaatttcaagaatcaaGGATTGAATGAAAAAGATCTCGTTGCACTCTCCGGTGGACACACATTAGGGTTTGCTCAGTGTTTCACTTTCAGGAATCGCATTTACAATGAGACTAATAGCATTGATTCAAAATTTGCAAAACAAAGACAATCTAGTTGTCCAAGAACAGGAGGTGATTCAAATCTTGCACCACTTGATCAGACTCCATCATTTTTCGacacaaaatatttcattaatttgGTAGCAAAGAAAGGGCTTTTGCACTCTGATCAAGAATTGTTTAGTGGTGGTCGAACGGATAATCTTGTTAACACTTATAGCACAAATCCTTGGATTTTCTCTAAAGATTTTGCTAATTCTATGATTAAGATGGGTAATATCAAGCCATTAACTGGGAATCAAGGTCAGATTAGGGTAAACTGCAGGAAGTTGAACTAA